In Geminicoccaceae bacterium, a single window of DNA contains:
- a CDS encoding S8 family serine peptidase — translation MREWLRNGASGVVIALLLSGCGGGGSGGGSATMASSPSQPQRPALQPPAPTTAQLKRELASSWSLRAVRGDAALAAGATGKGSVVALVDSGVTSYNGPGGTVDPTDFNDDLHPASATFRNGRVVAGGGRDDLDHGNWVASRIVSKRDGRMIVGIAPDARLMSLDADQSCGASCFRADDTAAAVRHAAANGADVINLSQGSSDLAGFPIASLVEATGQDVVIAAAAGNTGGSLIYPAAYAGDSRLGGKLVAVGSVGADLTLAASSSRPATPEQAEFYLVAPGQGVNATNAAGELQRVNGTSFATPLVSGAVAVLKARFPFMSGAQVVDLLLSSARDLGAAGTDLTYGRGMLDLGAALAPSGSLSLPGSDGSSTQLAGSHLDLGPAFGDALAGSDIVTAALAIDGLGRAYDAGLGRGIHRHDPAPLLQQRFDAFAMGEATDGRASGSAPLLGGGVSWTARTAAADTRFTAYRAENVDDDSRGRVGWAFGDIDDRRLRLGFDMPASALYSEIHDNEGLLLSPADMAMPALGLAGSGEQFMLAAQGLRVAVHSGDALQGDGGSVMIATRVELGGGFAVTHSLVNEDGAVLGSDAGGAFAGLGTGARTQFLGLSLGRKLAGWSIGIDASVGRSDIDSGRGAFGDWSAVWSSAFVARATGHDLIAQGDRLGIAFGQPLRVEDGSVRAELPVSQAADGSIGYASSRLDTTPSGRELRLELAYDRPLGEHARVQPWLMLRHEPDHVAQADDEAVFGLRFDFTW, via the coding sequence ATGCGGGAATGGCTTCGAAACGGCGCATCCGGCGTGGTCATCGCCCTGCTGCTGTCGGGCTGCGGGGGTGGGGGCTCGGGCGGCGGTTCGGCCACGATGGCGAGCAGCCCCTCGCAACCGCAGCGGCCTGCCCTGCAACCGCCCGCTCCGACCACTGCCCAGCTGAAACGCGAACTTGCCAGCAGCTGGTCCCTTCGCGCTGTCCGCGGCGATGCAGCCCTGGCCGCCGGTGCCACCGGCAAGGGGAGCGTGGTTGCGCTCGTCGACAGTGGAGTGACCTCCTATAACGGCCCAGGCGGAACGGTGGATCCGACCGACTTCAACGACGACCTCCACCCTGCCAGTGCAACGTTCCGCAACGGTCGTGTGGTGGCCGGTGGTGGCCGGGACGACCTCGATCACGGAAACTGGGTCGCCTCGCGGATCGTGTCGAAACGCGATGGCCGCATGATCGTCGGCATCGCTCCCGACGCGCGGCTCATGTCCCTCGACGCGGACCAGTCCTGTGGGGCCTCGTGCTTTCGTGCCGATGATACGGCTGCTGCCGTGCGCCATGCCGCCGCGAACGGTGCCGATGTCATCAACCTGAGCCAGGGGAGTTCGGACCTCGCAGGGTTTCCGATCGCATCGCTGGTTGAGGCGACCGGTCAGGACGTGGTGATCGCGGCCGCTGCCGGCAATACCGGTGGATCGCTGATCTATCCCGCTGCTTATGCCGGCGATTCGCGACTGGGTGGCAAGCTGGTTGCCGTCGGATCGGTCGGCGCCGATCTCACGCTCGCCGCCAGTTCATCCAGGCCCGCCACCCCGGAGCAGGCGGAATTCTACCTCGTCGCGCCGGGACAAGGTGTGAATGCCACCAATGCCGCCGGTGAACTGCAGAGAGTCAATGGCACTTCGTTCGCCACTCCGCTGGTCAGCGGGGCAGTGGCCGTGCTCAAGGCCCGTTTCCCTTTCATGAGCGGCGCGCAGGTCGTCGACCTCCTGCTTTCCAGCGCCCGCGATCTCGGTGCTGCCGGCACCGATCTGACCTATGGACGCGGCATGCTCGACCTCGGGGCTGCACTGGCGCCGTCGGGCAGCCTGTCCCTGCCGGGCAGCGATGGCTCCTCGACGCAACTTGCCGGCAGCCATCTCGATCTCGGACCGGCCTTCGGTGATGCGCTGGCGGGTTCCGACATCGTCACTGCCGCCCTTGCCATCGACGGGCTCGGTCGCGCCTATGATGCCGGTCTGGGGCGGGGCATCCATCGTCATGACCCGGCACCGCTGCTCCAACAGCGGTTCGACGCGTTTGCAATGGGCGAGGCCACGGACGGCCGGGCCAGCGGTTCCGCGCCGCTGCTGGGGGGAGGAGTGAGCTGGACCGCCCGGACGGCGGCCGCGGATACCCGTTTTACGGCCTATCGTGCGGAGAATGTCGATGATGACAGCCGGGGTCGTGTCGGATGGGCCTTTGGCGATATCGATGACCGACGCCTGCGGCTGGGGTTCGACATGCCCGCCTCGGCCTTGTACAGCGAAATCCATGACAATGAAGGGCTCCTGCTCTCGCCTGCGGACATGGCCATGCCGGCGCTGGGCCTCGCCGGATCGGGCGAGCAGTTCATGTTGGCGGCGCAGGGCCTTCGCGTCGCCGTGCATTCCGGAGATGCCTTGCAGGGCGATGGCGGCAGCGTCATGATCGCCACGCGGGTAGAACTCGGCGGAGGGTTCGCCGTGACCCACAGCCTCGTCAACGAGGACGGGGCGGTGCTGGGCAGCGATGCCGGCGGCGCGTTTGCGGGGCTGGGGACGGGTGCCCGGACGCAGTTCCTGGGCCTCTCCCTCGGCCGGAAGCTGGCGGGCTGGTCGATCGGTATCGATGCCAGTGTAGGCCGCAGCGACATCGACAGTGGCAGGGGGGCATTCGGCGACTGGTCGGCGGTCTGGTCATCGGCCTTTGTCGCCCGTGCAACGGGGCATGACCTGATCGCACAAGGCGACCGCCTGGGCATCGCGTTCGGCCAGCCCCTGCGGGTGGAGGACGGTAGCGTCCGGGCCGAACTGCCCGTGTCGCAGGCTGCCGACGGCTCGATCGGCTATGCCTCGTCCCGCCTTGATACCACGCCCAGCGGACGTGAATTACGCCTCGAACTCGCCTATGACCGACCGCTCGGCGAGCATGCTCGCGTCCAGCCGTGGCTGATGCTGCGCCATGAGCCCGACCACGTGGCGCAGGCCGACGACGAGGCGGTCTTCGGCCTGCGCTTCGATTTTACATGGTAG
- a CDS encoding TatD family hydrolase → MLVDSHCHLDFPELLAEEAGVLARAREAGVRTMLTISTRLSTFDNVLQLANRHDGVWCATGVHPHQSGEEGPDSAAPLIAHAAHAKVIGIGEAGLDYFYDKSPREAQAAGFRAHIDAARATGLPLIVHTRDAEEDTIRILEEGLARGPFGCVIHCYSSSPWLGERAVEMGFHLGIGGILTFNRSTELRETVAHMPRDRIILETDSPYLAPVPKRGKRNEPAFVAHVAGRLAEVWQMTIAEVETLTTDNFFRLFSKAERPA, encoded by the coding sequence ATGCTCGTTGATTCCCACTGTCATCTCGACTTTCCCGAACTGCTGGCCGAGGAGGCCGGCGTGCTGGCGCGTGCACGCGAAGCGGGCGTGCGGACCATGCTGACCATCAGCACGAGACTTTCGACCTTCGACAACGTTCTGCAACTGGCAAATCGGCATGACGGGGTATGGTGCGCAACCGGTGTCCATCCCCATCAGTCGGGAGAAGAAGGTCCCGACAGCGCCGCTCCACTGATCGCCCATGCGGCCCATGCCAAGGTGATCGGCATCGGCGAGGCCGGACTGGACTATTTCTACGACAAGAGCCCCCGCGAGGCGCAGGCAGCGGGGTTCCGCGCCCATATCGACGCCGCGCGGGCGACCGGACTGCCCCTCATCGTCCATACCCGCGACGCCGAGGAGGACACGATCCGCATCCTCGAAGAGGGATTGGCCAGGGGGCCGTTCGGCTGCGTCATCCATTGCTACAGCTCCAGTCCATGGTTGGGCGAGCGGGCCGTGGAGATGGGATTCCACCTCGGTATCGGTGGCATTCTCACGTTCAACCGCTCCACCGAACTGCGCGAGACGGTCGCCCACATGCCGCGCGACCGGATCATCCTCGAAACCGACAGTCCCTATTTGGCACCCGTCCCCAAGCGCGGAAAACGCAACGAACCGGCCTTCGTCGCCCATGTGGCGGGCAGGCTTGCCGAGGTCTGGCAGATGACTATTGCCGAGGTGGAAACACTGACCACTGACAATTTCTTCCGTCTGTTCAGCAAGGCGGAACGGCCTGCATGA
- a CDS encoding MBL fold metallo-hydrolase has protein sequence MRVTVLGCGTSSGVPQIGCDCAVCRSPDPRNRRRRCSIFLEAAGEQVLFDTGPDLRDQCLTAGIARITALIYTHAHADHIHGLDDLRQINNVIGQPIPTHAAPEVMQRIRDRFPYAFLGGRHAEGGFWRPELDERPFTGPFSIGALDFVPFRQKHGRGESWGFRVGPFGYSTDADGLDENALSILEGVEVWIVDALRDKPHPSHAHLERTLGWIDRVGPRRCWLTHMNHEVDYNAWLDKLPPGIEPAHDGLVIDIGNAAD, from the coding sequence ATGAGAGTTACCGTTCTGGGATGCGGCACGAGTTCCGGCGTCCCGCAGATCGGATGCGACTGCGCTGTCTGCCGTTCACCCGATCCGCGCAACCGCCGCCGCCGCTGCAGCATCTTCCTCGAAGCCGCCGGCGAACAGGTGCTGTTCGACACGGGCCCTGACCTGCGCGATCAGTGCCTGACCGCCGGCATCGCCCGCATCACCGCCCTGATCTACACCCATGCCCATGCCGATCACATCCACGGGCTCGACGACCTGCGGCAGATCAACAACGTCATCGGCCAGCCGATCCCGACCCATGCGGCACCGGAGGTGATGCAGCGGATCAGGGACCGCTTCCCCTACGCCTTCCTCGGCGGGCGGCATGCAGAAGGGGGATTCTGGCGGCCGGAGCTCGACGAACGACCGTTCACCGGGCCATTTTCCATCGGCGCCCTGGACTTTGTCCCCTTCCGGCAGAAGCATGGCCGCGGGGAGAGCTGGGGGTTCCGGGTGGGGCCGTTCGGATATTCCACAGATGCCGACGGTCTCGACGAGAATGCCTTATCCATTCTCGAAGGTGTCGAGGTGTGGATCGTCGACGCACTGCGCGACAAGCCGCACCCGAGCCACGCCCATCTCGAACGCACGCTCGGCTGGATCGACCGCGTTGGCCCACGACGCTGCTGGCTCACCCACATGAATCACGAGGTGGACTACAACGCCTGGCTGGACAAGCTTCCGCCGGGCATCGAACCGGCCCATGACGGACTTGTCATCGATATCGGGAATGCGGCGGACTGA
- a CDS encoding SpoVR family protein: MVTSWSMADLERWDVKIREKVQEFELDCYPQEFEVCDQEAMLGYMAYHGMPSHYPHWSYGKSFEQTKTLYGYGVQGLPYEMVINSDPCLAYLMRDNSLCLQVLTIAHVYGHNDFFKNNFTFTSGTRAGDTISAFKRRADRVRGYIEDPSIGPDLVEAFLDAAHALSMNRSRNALTPRLSRAEQRARALEAATPRTDPFGELHAGEEPAEVDLSRVPLEPDGDLLLFVRDHNPDLATWQRDLLTIVDEEARYFIPQMETKIMNEGWASYWHHKIMSSLDLPQEIFLEFMVRHNQVICPHPGGLNPYHVGFMVWHDIEKRFGGADTPEGRAKMMVVRESDRDVAFLRRFLTHDLMRELDIFSYAPRGEHLVVDAVSDEDHWENVRNKLLLQVGCSSMPVIRIADCDHKGGRILYLVHDHDGRDLDLSQAEKTLEHLRYLWGHDCYLETSLREKKALLTSTEEGFDAKLIN, from the coding sequence ATCGTGACGAGCTGGTCGATGGCGGATCTGGAGCGCTGGGACGTGAAGATCCGGGAAAAGGTGCAGGAGTTCGAGCTGGACTGCTACCCGCAGGAGTTCGAGGTCTGCGATCAGGAAGCGATGCTCGGCTACATGGCCTACCATGGAATGCCTTCCCATTATCCGCACTGGAGTTATGGGAAATCCTTCGAGCAGACCAAGACGCTCTACGGTTATGGCGTTCAGGGCCTGCCCTACGAGATGGTGATCAATTCCGACCCGTGCCTGGCCTATCTGATGCGCGACAACAGCCTCTGCCTGCAGGTGCTGACAATTGCCCACGTCTATGGCCATAACGACTTCTTCAAGAACAACTTCACCTTTACCTCCGGCACGCGCGCCGGCGACACCATCAGTGCGTTCAAGCGGCGGGCCGACCGGGTGCGTGGCTATATCGAGGACCCGTCGATCGGCCCCGATCTGGTCGAGGCGTTCCTCGATGCGGCCCATGCCCTGTCGATGAACCGCTCGCGCAACGCGCTGACGCCGAGACTGAGCCGGGCGGAGCAGCGGGCGAGGGCGCTGGAGGCGGCGACGCCGCGCACCGACCCGTTCGGCGAGTTGCATGCCGGCGAGGAGCCGGCGGAGGTCGACCTCTCGCGCGTGCCGCTGGAACCCGATGGCGACCTGTTGCTGTTCGTTCGCGACCACAATCCCGATCTCGCCACATGGCAGCGCGACCTGTTGACCATCGTCGACGAGGAGGCCCGGTACTTCATTCCGCAGATGGAGACCAAGATCATGAACGAGGGCTGGGCCAGCTACTGGCACCACAAGATCATGTCGAGCCTCGACCTGCCGCAGGAGATCTTCCTCGAATTCATGGTGCGGCACAATCAGGTGATCTGCCCGCATCCGGGCGGTCTCAACCCCTATCACGTCGGCTTCATGGTCTGGCATGACATCGAAAAGCGCTTCGGCGGGGCGGATACGCCCGAGGGCCGGGCGAAGATGATGGTGGTGCGCGAGAGCGACCGCGACGTCGCCTTCCTGCGCCGTTTCCTGACACACGACCTGATGCGTGAACTCGACATCTTCTCCTATGCTCCGCGCGGAGAGCACCTGGTCGTCGATGCGGTGTCGGACGAGGACCATTGGGAGAACGTGCGCAACAAGCTGCTGTTGCAGGTCGGTTGCAGTTCGATGCCGGTCATCAGGATCGCCGATTGCGACCACAAGGGCGGCCGCATCCTCTATCTGGTGCACGACCACGATGGCCGCGACCTCGACCTGTCACAGGCGGAAAAGACACTTGAGCATCTGCGCTATCTCTGGGGGCATGACTGCTATCTCGAAACCAGCCTGCGCGAGAAGAAGGCGCTGCTCACCAGCACCGAGGAGGGCTTCGATGCGAAGCTGATCAACTGA
- a CDS encoding DsbA family protein: MKGEPMRHVFLGLLAAIGVGSLVAAVPAIAQDSGKDLPVDQVERIVKDYLMREPEVILQAIEEYQNRQKAEDEARQKQALLTQSDEIFHDDRDGVINPDGDVTLVEFFDYRCGYCRSMNAGLQSLIARDTRLRFVLKEFPILGEDSLRASRAALAAKKQGAYETFHNALMTASDMSMAAIERLAERSNLDVDRLKEDMESEDVAAQIASTLELGRSLGISGTPSFVLGDTIIPGAVPVANLAALVDEARSGEGAN; encoded by the coding sequence ATGAAAGGTGAACCCATGCGCCATGTTTTCCTCGGCCTGCTGGCCGCGATCGGTGTCGGCAGCCTCGTTGCGGCCGTCCCTGCGATCGCCCAGGACAGTGGCAAGGACCTACCGGTCGACCAGGTCGAACGCATCGTCAAGGATTATCTGATGCGCGAACCGGAGGTCATCCTGCAGGCGATCGAGGAATACCAGAACCGTCAGAAGGCCGAGGACGAGGCCCGCCAGAAACAGGCCCTTCTCACCCAGTCCGACGAGATCTTCCACGATGACCGCGACGGGGTCATCAATCCCGACGGCGATGTCACTCTCGTCGAGTTCTTCGATTATCGCTGCGGTTACTGCCGCAGCATGAATGCCGGCCTGCAGTCGCTGATCGCCCGCGACACCAGGCTGCGGTTCGTGCTCAAGGAATTTCCCATCCTCGGCGAGGACAGCCTGCGGGCATCGCGCGCGGCCCTTGCTGCCAAGAAGCAGGGAGCCTACGAGACCTTCCACAATGCGCTGATGACCGCCTCCGACATGTCGATGGCCGCGATCGAGCGGCTGGCGGAGCGCAGCAATCTCGATGTCGACAGGCTCAAGGAGGACATGGAGAGCGAGGATGTCGCGGCCCAGATTGCCAGCACGCTGGAACTCGGCCGATCGCTCGGCATCTCCGGCACTCCGAGCTTCGTGCTCGGCGACACGATCATCCCCGGTGCGGTACCGGTCGCCAATCTGGCCGCGCTGGTCGATGAAGCGCGTTCCGGTGAAGGCGCCAACTGA
- a CDS encoding IS1595 family transposase, with protein MSRPDFPRTLSEFQARFGSEEACRHYLVACRWPDGYRCPRCGGSSAFEVSSRDLLQCKSCRHQTSVTAGTVLHRTRLPLRSWFSAAYLVTTHTPGFSAVQLQRQLGLARYETAWTMLQKLRRAMLRPERDRISGTVEVDEAYVGGVESGRRGGRQRDSTKSIVAGAVEVRGNGSGRIRLAVVEDLSASSLTTFVETSVEPGSIVLTDGWQGYAPLRTSYDHQPSTVGDPKNAAKLLPRVHRTFSNLKTWLKGTHHGVGAKHLPHYVDEFVFRFNRRRTPMAAFQSLLGLTARHPPTTYKMLYQAEPSG; from the coding sequence ATGTCCCGTCCCGATTTTCCACGCACGCTTTCCGAGTTTCAAGCTCGGTTCGGCTCCGAGGAAGCCTGCCGGCACTACCTCGTGGCGTGCCGATGGCCGGATGGCTATCGCTGCCCACGCTGCGGCGGCAGTTCCGCATTCGAGGTGTCGTCGCGAGATCTGTTGCAGTGCAAGTCATGCCGGCATCAGACCTCGGTCACCGCAGGCACGGTCCTGCACCGCACGCGCCTTCCGCTTCGCTCGTGGTTCTCGGCCGCCTATCTGGTGACCACGCACACGCCTGGTTTTTCGGCAGTTCAGTTGCAACGGCAGCTCGGCTTGGCGCGTTACGAGACGGCCTGGACGATGCTGCAGAAGCTGCGCCGCGCGATGCTGCGACCGGAGCGGGATCGCATCTCGGGCACGGTGGAGGTCGACGAAGCCTATGTCGGCGGTGTCGAGTCGGGGCGCCGCGGCGGACGCCAGCGTGACAGCACGAAATCCATCGTCGCTGGCGCCGTCGAGGTGCGTGGCAACGGCTCCGGTCGGATCAGGCTCGCCGTCGTCGAGGATCTGTCCGCCAGCTCGCTGACCACCTTCGTCGAGACGTCGGTCGAGCCAGGTAGCATCGTGTTGACCGATGGATGGCAAGGCTATGCTCCGCTGCGCACGAGCTACGACCACCAGCCGTCGACCGTCGGAGATCCGAAGAATGCCGCCAAGCTCCTACCGCGAGTCCACAGGACCTTCTCCAATCTCAAGACCTGGCTGAAGGGAACTCATCACGGTGTCGGTGCGAAGCACTTGCCGCACTATGTCGACGAGTTCGTCTTTCGCTTCAATCGCCGTCGCACGCCGATGGCTGCCTTTCAGTCTCTGCTCGGGCTGACCGCTCGGCACCCACCAACGACATACAAGATGTTGTACCAAGCTGAGCCAAGCGGATAG
- a CDS encoding M48 family metalloprotease has translation MDIAMGTSGPRARSRSFRARLVLALLALMLAVQSAVAQQLIRDEEIERILAGVADPLFSAAGLDPDSVKIYMIADPRLNAFVAGGQNLFINTGLLMRSESLDQVAGVIAHETGHIAGGHLSRIGKESQNAAAEALIGALLGAAAAVAGAPQLGTAIVAGGATVAQRNLLAFSRAQEQSADQAAIGYLEQAGRSPEGLLQFFQILENQNLRINVDGSEFLRTHPLTRNRIAFLVNQVDQSPLKGEHESRLDDIEHARMVAKLDGFLDNRNQVFRKWQGDTIPDIYARAIAYYRSSDIPQSLELIDQLLAREPDDPWFNELKGQILFETGDVAAAVAPYRKANREVGDSALLKVGLARALMESGGDPGQAIDLLREASVIEPQNPSVWRFLGLAYGRDGHDGEAALALAEHAMLLRNRDDAQLYLAQAKKRISQGDPGWVHLLDLERAVSDMEAG, from the coding sequence ATGGACATCGCAATGGGGACCAGCGGCCCGAGGGCGCGGTCGAGGAGTTTCCGGGCAAGGCTGGTGCTGGCCTTGCTGGCGCTGATGCTTGCCGTGCAGTCGGCCGTTGCCCAGCAGCTCATCCGCGACGAGGAGATCGAACGCATCCTCGCGGGCGTGGCCGACCCGTTGTTCTCCGCAGCCGGGCTCGATCCGGATTCGGTGAAGATCTACATGATCGCCGATCCGCGGCTGAACGCCTTCGTCGCGGGTGGGCAGAACCTGTTCATCAACACCGGCCTGCTGATGCGCAGCGAGAGCCTCGATCAGGTGGCTGGCGTGATCGCCCATGAAACCGGTCATATCGCCGGCGGCCATCTGTCGCGAATCGGCAAGGAGAGCCAGAATGCAGCCGCCGAGGCGTTGATCGGCGCGCTGCTTGGCGCAGCGGCCGCCGTTGCCGGTGCACCTCAGCTTGGCACGGCGATTGTCGCCGGGGGGGCCACGGTGGCCCAGCGCAACCTGCTCGCTTTCAGCCGGGCGCAGGAACAGTCCGCCGACCAGGCCGCCATCGGTTACCTCGAGCAGGCCGGACGCTCGCCCGAGGGGTTGCTCCAGTTCTTCCAGATCCTGGAAAACCAGAATCTGCGCATCAATGTCGATGGCAGCGAATTCCTGCGTACCCACCCGCTCACGCGCAATCGTATCGCCTTCCTCGTCAACCAGGTCGATCAGTCGCCGCTCAAGGGCGAGCATGAAAGCAGGCTGGACGATATCGAACATGCACGCATGGTGGCCAAGCTCGACGGCTTTCTCGACAATCGCAACCAGGTTTTTCGCAAGTGGCAGGGCGATACCATCCCCGACATCTATGCCCGTGCGATCGCCTATTACCGCTCCTCCGATATCCCGCAGTCGCTGGAGCTGATCGACCAGCTTCTCGCCCGCGAACCCGACGACCCATGGTTCAACGAGCTCAAGGGGCAGATCCTGTTCGAGACCGGCGATGTCGCGGCGGCCGTTGCACCCTACCGCAAGGCCAACCGGGAGGTGGGCGATTCCGCCCTGCTCAAGGTGGGCCTCGCCCGGGCGCTGATGGAATCCGGCGGCGATCCCGGCCAGGCGATCGACCTGCTGCGCGAGGCCTCCGTGATCGAGCCGCAGAACCCCTCCGTCTGGCGTTTCCTCGGCCTCGCCTACGGACGCGACGGCCACGATGGCGAGGCTGCCCTTGCCCTGGCCGAACATGCGATGCTGCTGCGCAATCGCGACGATGCCCAGCTCTATCTGGCCCAGGCGAAGAAACGCATCTCGCAGGGCGACCCGGGCTGGGTGCATCTGCTCGACCTCGAACGTGCGGTCAGCGACATGGAAGCCGGATAA
- a CDS encoding aminotransferase class I/II-fold pyridoxal phosphate-dependent enzyme → MTWDSVVQPSQRSRISPFLAMDVLREANAREAAGGTVLHMELGEPGGGAPPSVIEAATRCLRERPVGYTNAFGIGELREGIADLYRRWHGTTVATERIAVTAGASGGFVLAFLAAFDKGDRVAVADPSYPCYRNTLEALGIEVVRMEAKLENGFQPTLAELDALVVREGAIDGLVIASPANPTGSMIGDDDLAAIAHWCDAQDARLVADEIYHGITYERPATTVLRHTDNAIVVNSFSKFFAMTGWRIGWLVLPADLTAAVERLGQNLYISASAIGQHAAIAALKAEAELRPRVDTYRKHRDLVLASLARAGIDRIAPAEGAFYAYADIGRYSDDSIGFCSRLLADTGIAITPGVDFDPVRGHRFVRFSFAGETGQIERACAQFETWIRTFGR, encoded by the coding sequence ATGACGTGGGATTCTGTCGTGCAACCTTCGCAACGCAGCCGGATCAGCCCCTTTCTCGCCATGGACGTCCTGCGCGAGGCCAATGCCCGCGAAGCGGCGGGCGGAACCGTGCTGCACATGGAACTGGGAGAGCCCGGCGGGGGCGCTCCCCCATCGGTGATCGAGGCTGCGACCCGCTGCCTGCGGGAAAGACCGGTCGGCTACACCAATGCGTTCGGCATCGGCGAGCTGCGCGAGGGTATCGCCGACCTCTACCGGCGATGGCATGGGACGACGGTCGCAACAGAACGGATCGCGGTGACGGCGGGAGCCTCCGGCGGGTTCGTGCTGGCATTTCTGGCAGCCTTCGACAAGGGGGATCGGGTGGCCGTCGCCGATCCGTCCTATCCCTGCTACCGCAACACCCTTGAAGCGCTCGGCATCGAGGTGGTGCGCATGGAGGCAAAGCTGGAAAACGGCTTTCAGCCGACACTGGCGGAACTCGATGCACTTGTCGTCAGAGAGGGAGCGATCGACGGGCTGGTCATCGCCAGCCCTGCCAATCCCACCGGCTCGATGATCGGCGACGACGACCTGGCCGCCATCGCCCACTGGTGCGACGCGCAGGACGCAAGGCTGGTGGCCGACGAGATCTATCACGGAATCACCTACGAGCGCCCGGCGACGACGGTCCTGCGTCACACGGACAACGCCATCGTCGTCAACAGTTTCTCGAAGTTCTTCGCCATGACCGGCTGGCGCATCGGCTGGCTGGTTCTGCCGGCTGATCTCACTGCCGCCGTCGAACGGCTGGGACAGAACCTCTACATCTCGGCATCGGCCATCGGCCAACATGCTGCCATCGCGGCGCTGAAGGCGGAGGCCGAGTTGCGGCCACGAGTGGACACCTACCGCAAGCATCGCGACCTCGTGCTGGCCTCCCTCGCACGCGCCGGTATCGACCGGATCGCTCCGGCCGAAGGAGCTTTCTACGCCTACGCCGATATCGGCCGTTACAGCGACGATTCGATCGGATTCTGCAGCCGGCTGCTGGCCGATACCGGTATTGCCATAACACCGGGTGTGGATTTCGACCCGGTGCGCGGACACCGGTTCGTGCGCTTCTCGTTTGCCGGCGAGACAGGGCAGATCGAGCGTGCGTGTGCACAGTTCGAAACATGGATCCGCACGTTCGGCCGCTGA